In a single window of the Nicotiana tomentosiformis chromosome 10, ASM39032v3, whole genome shotgun sequence genome:
- the LOC104096409 gene encoding transcription factor TCP12-like, translating into MFPKSNPFSYTSQELLKHSYAHDAYHQNPNSTSIIVEDHPFFLNNFPSPFLDDHESPLSQIFSHQQQQEPEANVKIIENQSSNPSKKIQAEPVSPSSKKRKLSAKPRRRTGKKDRHSKICTAQGVRDRRMRLSLQIARKFFDLQDMLGFDKASKTIEWLFSKSKNAIKELSRNIPQEINNSIGDQNNIMSESHILECEDHRKLRKMELKDKARAKARENTKEKMMIKGNKKGKELYETNPKNVEANSQTLENKFANVGIMESYLGGTSSSISSIFDYQNSGVRGGNIDYFDNCYMGFLENWDSKNSNSSCSTTMTNEVQIPVAGNNNTSSIYLDNSRYQFQFLDQENHFSCRH; encoded by the coding sequence ATGTTTCCCAAAAGCAACCCTTTTTCCTACACCTCACAAGAATTGCTTAAACATTCTTATGCACATGATGCTTATCATCAAAACCCTAATTCAACTTCAATAATAGTAGAAGATCATCCTTTTTTCTTGAATAACTTTCCTTCTCCATTTCTTGATGACCATGAATCCCCATTAAGCCAAATCTTTTCCCATCAACAGCAACAAGAGCCAGAGGCTAACGTGAAAATCATAGAAAATCAGAGTTCAAATCCCAGCAAGAAAATACAGGCTGAGCCTGTATCACCATCATCAAAGAAGAGAAAACTAAGTGCAAAACCGCGAAGGAGAACAGGAAAAAAGGATAGGCATAGCAAGATTTGCACTGCTCAAGGTGTGAGAGATCGGAGAATGAGATTATCCCTTCAAATAGCGCGTAAGTTCTTCGATTTACAAGACATGTTAGGGTTTGATAAGGCAAGTAAAACTATAGAATGGTTGTTTTCCAAGTCCAAGAATGCAATCAAAGAGCTCTCAAGAAACATCCCACAAGAGATCAATAATAGTATAGGTGATCAAAACAACATAATGAGTGAGTCCCATATATTGGAATGTGAAGATCATAGAAAATTGAGAAAAATGGAGTTAAAAGACAAGGCTAGAGCAAAGGCAAGGGAGAACACCAAAGAAAAAATGATGATCAAAGGCAATAAAAAGGGGAAAGAATTGTATGAAACAAACCCTAAAAATGTTGAAGCCAATTCTCAAACTCTTGAAAATAAATTTGCTAATGTTGGGATCATGGAAAGTTACTTAGGGGGTACAAGTTCCTCAATTAGTTCTATATTTGATTATCAGAATAGTGGAGTCAGAGGAGGCAATATAGATTATTTTGACAATTGTTACATGGGATTTCTTGAAAATTGGGACAGCAAAAATTCCAACAGCAGCTGTAGTACTACAATGACAAACGAGGTACAAATCCCAGTTGCAGGTAATAATAACACTAGCTCAATTTATTTGGACAATTCCAGGTATCAATTTCAGTTTCTGGACCAAGAAAATCATTTCTCCTGCAGACATTAG